In Methanolacinia paynteri, the following proteins share a genomic window:
- a CDS encoding pentapeptide repeat-containing protein — MADTEYTDTIFEKECSVELIKGSSFDSCTFRDCNLPECDLSGRDFTECIFENCNLGNVKLNDTGLKQVEFKNCKITGTDFGSCRDIIFEVSFEDCVMDFCNFYRNNLRKTLFSGCRLTEADFLECDLREASFKNCDLLRTGFIQCDLSDSDFRTALNYVIDPEKNRIAGAKFSYPGVLGLLEKYDIIVE; from the coding sequence ATGGCCGATACAGAATATACCGACACGATATTTGAAAAAGAATGCTCCGTGGAACTGATAAAAGGAAGCTCGTTTGATTCATGCACTTTCAGGGACTGTAATCTTCCGGAATGTGATCTTTCGGGCAGGGATTTTACTGAATGTATATTTGAAAACTGTAATCTTGGCAATGTTAAGCTTAATGATACCGGGTTGAAGCAGGTCGAATTTAAGAACTGTAAAATAACAGGAACGGATTTCGGCAGCTGCAGGGACATTATTTTTGAAGTTTCGTTTGAGGACTGTGTAATGGATTTCTGCAATTTTTACAGGAACAATCTCAGGAAGACTTTGTTCTCAGGGTGCAGGTTGACTGAGGCGGATTTTCTGGAGTGCGATCTGAGAGAAGCTTCGTTTAAGAACTGCGATCTTCTGCGGACCGGTTTTATCCAATGTGATCTCTCAGATTCGGATTTCAGGACAGCCCTGAATTATGTAATCGATCCGGAGAAAAACAGGATTGCAGGAGCTAAATTTTCATATCCTGGTGTCCTTGGTCTCCTGGAAAAATATGATATAATCGTCGAATAA
- a CDS encoding ferredoxin domain-containing protein has translation MSIEKEGVMIVAKLMAVSARTAPKAKGSDTLVVRIASDDELNALAESMVEFGEKHGFGFFIRDAGNIRDSDCCVIIGEKGDSSLGLNCGGCGYPTCGEMRKAQEKNRIDSAFSGPNCVVRQADLGIAVGSAVKTASLNNVDNRVMFSAGVGALKLGWLGDCNVAYGIPLSASGKSIFFDRK, from the coding sequence CGGACCGCCCCAAAAGCGAAGGGTTCAGACACCCTGGTGGTCAGGATAGCATCGGATGACGAACTGAACGCGCTTGCCGAATCAATGGTAGAATTCGGAGAAAAGCACGGCTTCGGCTTTTTTATACGTGACGCAGGCAACATAAGGGACTCTGACTGCTGCGTGATTATAGGTGAGAAGGGGGATTCGTCCCTCGGGCTCAACTGCGGAGGATGCGGCTATCCCACGTGCGGTGAAATGCGCAAGGCACAGGAGAAAAACAGAATCGATTCTGCGTTCTCCGGACCGAACTGCGTGGTGAGACAGGCTGACCTCGGTATAGCAGTCGGATCGGCGGTTAAGACCGCATCCCTGAACAATGTCGACAACAGGGTTATGTTTTCGGCAGGCGTTGGAGCACTGAAACTCGGTTGGCTCGGAGATTGCAATGTCGCATACGGCATTCCGCTGTCGGCCTCAGGTAAGAGCATCTTTTTCGACCGTAAGTAA
- a CDS encoding GHMP family kinase ATP-binding protein: MAKLTIRGGDLDLVEYEFSPFDIGENIETLGIKPEKEPFPEKGTFIVTAPARIHLSVLDMNRFAPNRPGGGGIGFAIKLYTNATVSCTDGEVSIEYDRVPVIRHFVEVFKKVTGYTGGFAIKITDHEKKHVGLGSTGSVLLAVGHAMNSAVGSPLDSDQIRLLIGNNYVEETCDGHIIHGFETGVGPAAATYGGMAVLGDELNLVCHHSFAADKNVYIIIPPTEAKAHGEDEFNVLMNRARELDYRDRELKAYLVLMDLIPALIRDDLKTLGEVISEIDFRGSKRAEVEHNSFEIYHYMSKLRGSGLEFVGMSSVGPSIAVITEKPKTEMRKIAEKLGLEISIATKIDNEGLRITKN, from the coding sequence ATGGCAAAATTAACGATCCGTGGCGGAGACCTGGATCTTGTAGAGTACGAGTTTTCGCCATTCGATATCGGTGAAAACATAGAGACACTCGGAATAAAACCTGAAAAAGAACCGTTTCCTGAAAAAGGCACATTTATCGTAACCGCTCCTGCAAGGATACACTTATCCGTCCTTGACATGAACCGGTTTGCTCCCAACAGGCCGGGAGGAGGCGGGATCGGGTTTGCAATTAAGCTCTATACTAATGCAACCGTCTCATGCACAGACGGGGAAGTGTCCATCGAATACGACAGGGTGCCTGTAATCAGGCATTTTGTAGAGGTTTTCAAAAAAGTCACCGGTTACACCGGGGGATTTGCAATAAAGATCACGGACCACGAAAAGAAGCACGTCGGCCTCGGTTCAACCGGAAGCGTTCTTCTGGCAGTAGGACATGCAATGAATTCAGCTGTCGGATCACCACTTGATTCGGACCAGATTCGCCTTCTTATAGGGAACAACTACGTTGAAGAGACATGCGACGGGCATATTATCCATGGCTTTGAGACGGGAGTAGGGCCGGCAGCTGCAACCTACGGCGGCATGGCTGTCCTCGGGGACGAACTGAATCTTGTATGCCACCATTCATTTGCGGCAGACAAGAATGTCTATATCATCATTCCTCCCACCGAAGCGAAGGCACACGGAGAGGACGAATTCAACGTGCTCATGAACAGGGCGAGGGAGCTTGATTACCGCGACAGGGAACTCAAAGCATACCTGGTGCTGATGGATCTCATCCCTGCACTGATCAGGGACGATCTTAAGACTCTCGGCGAAGTCATAAGCGAGATCGATTTCAGGGGGTCGAAACGTGCCGAAGTGGAGCACAACTCCTTTGAGATCTATCACTATATGAGCAAACTGAGAGGGTCCGGACTTGAATTCGTAGGCATGAGCTCTGTCGGTCCTTCGATTGCCGTAATAACGGAAAAACCGAAAACAGAGATGCGGAAGATAGCAGAAAAACTTGGACTTGAGATCTCGATTGCCACAAAGATCGACAATGAAGGTCTCAGGATAACCAAAAATTAA